TTGACGATGTCGACATTGCCGGCGCCCAACTCGTCTCCACCGATGTGCTGATCATCGGCGGCGGCGGAGGCGGCTGCGCGGCAGCGCTCACGGCGGCCGGGCAGGGCGCACAGGTGATCCTGGCCACCAAGCTGCGCCTTGGCGACAGCAATACCGTGATGGCCGAGGGCGGCATCCAGGCGGCCATCGGCGAGGATGACAGTCCCCAGCTGCACTTCGAGGACACATTGCGCGCCGGTCATTTCCGCGGCGAGCCGGAACTGGTCGCGCAGATGGTGATGGACGGGCCCGATGTCATCCGCTGGCTGATCCGGCTGGGCATGATGTTTGACCAGGAAGAGGACCGGCCCTTTGGCGGCAACCTGCTGCGCAAGAAGCCAGGCGGGGCGTCGGCCGCGCGCATCCTGTCCTATCGGGATTACACCGGGCTGGAGATGATGCGCGTGCTGCGCGAGGCCGTGGACCTGGAACCGGGGGTTGCGGTGTGGAACCGCTGCCCCGCGGTCGAGCTGCTGTCCGACGAACGGGGCCGCTGCGCCGGCGCCGTGATCTACAACCTCGAATGGCGAACCTTCATGCTGGTGCGCGCGCGTGCCGTGATTCTCGCCACCGGCGGGGCGGGGCGCCTGCACCTGAACAGCTTCCCCACCTCCAATCACTACGGCGCCACCGCGGACGGCCTGGTGCTTGCCTATCGCCTCGGGGCGCGCCTGCGCGAGCTCGATTCGTTCCAGTACCACCCCACCGGCATCGCCTACCCGCCGCACCTGGCGGGCGGCCTGATCTCGGAAGCGGCGCGCTCGGCGGGCGCCCGGCTGCTCAACGGCGAGGGCGAGCGCTTTGTCGATGAACTCAAGCCCCGGGACATCGTGGCCTCGGCCATCCTGCGCGAGTGCGCGCAGGGCCGCGGCATCGAGCGGGGCGGACAGGTCGGGGTGTTCCTCGACACGCCGACGCTCGAAATGGAGAATCCCGGCATCCTCGCCAAGCGGCTGGTCACGCTGCGCCATCTGGCGCACAAGTGCGGGCAGGACGCGGCGCAGGAGCCTTTCCTGGTCTATCCGACCCTGCACTACCAGAATGGCGGCGTTGCCATCGACAAGGATGGCGCGACGAGCGTGCCGGGACTTTACTGCGTGGGCGAGGTTACGGGCGGCATCCACGGGCGCAACCGGCTGATGGGCAACGCGCTGCTCGACATCCTGAGCATGGGCCGGCGTGCCGGTGCCAGCGCGGCGCAAGCGGGGCGCGCTGGGATGGCCGTGCGCGCCGGGATCGGCCACGTGCATGCGTGGCAGCGGGAACTGACGCTGGCCGGGCTGCCACTGCATGTCAAGGCACCGCAGCTGTTCCCCGGTTACGCCCATTTCGATCTGCGCGACGATGCCGGATTGCGCTCCGGCGTACGGGGCCGCACGGTCGGCGGCACGCGGTGATCGACCCACGGAGCGCGCGATGGAACACCTGAATCAGGTACTCCTCAACGAGGATATCCGCGTCGGTGCGGACCTGGATGGCTGGCTTGCGCGGGGCGGCGGAGAGGGGCTGGCCAGGGCGCTGCGCGAACCGGCCACGATCATTGCAGAAATCGAACAGGCGGACCTGCGCGGGATGGGCGGCGCCGGCTTCGCGACGCATCGCAAGTGGACGCCGGTGGCCGCTGCCGCCGATGGCGACAAATACATCATCTGCAATGGCAATGAAGACGAGCCGGGAACCTTCAAGGACCGGTTCCTGCTGGAACATACGCCGCACCAGGTGATAGAGGGCGCGCTGATCGCCGCGGCCGCCACCCGTGCCAACCACGTCGTCCTGTACGTCAATCCGCATCAGCCACTGGCGCTGGACAGGACCCGCCAGGCGGTGCAGCAGTGGCAGGGGCACGCGCAGTTCGCCGAGCTGGCGCAACTGGTCGGCGGGCCGGTATCGCTCAGCGTGGTGCCGAGCTCGGGCTTGTACATCGGTGGCGAGGAGACCGCGGTCATCGCGAGCGTGGAGGGCGGGTTCCCGTTTCCGCGCCGCAAGCCGCCTTTTCCCGCCCAGCACGGGGTGCATGGCGCGCCGACGGTCGTCAACAACACCGAGACGCTGGCCCACGTGCCCGGCATCCTGCGCCACGGCGCGCAGTGGTATCGCAGCCTCGGCACCGGCAATGCGGCGGGCACGAAGCTGTATTCGCTGTCGGGCGACGTGTTGCGGCCCGGGCTGTATGAGCTGCCGATGGGCACGAGCCTGGAGACGCTGGTGTTCGGGCATGGCGGCGGCATGCTCCAGGGCAAGGAATTCAAGGCGGTCTTTACGGGCGGTCCTTCCAATACCCTGCTGACCAAGCGCGACCTCGACGTGGCACTGGACTTTGATTCAGTGCGGCAGCGGCGCTCGCGGTTGGGGACCGGCGCGATGATCGTGGTGTCGGAAGGAACCAGCATCGTCCGCAAGGTGGCCGAGTATGTGAGCTTCTTCGCCCAGGGTTCGTGCGGCCAGTGCCCGCCATGCAAGGGCGGGACCTTCCAGCTGATGCGGCTGCTCAATCGGATCGATACCGGCCGCGGCGTGCGCGCGGACGTGGAAGCGTTGGAAAACCTGTGCCGCATCCTTCCCGGCAGCGGGCGCTGCGGCCTGATCGATGGCGCCGTGACGGTGGTGAACAGCTCCCTGGATCAGTTCCGGGAAGAATACGAGGCGCTTTTGATGGCATAGCCCCAGCAAGCGGACGCCCGACAGGGCATCCGGCGCGGTCATGGAGTCAACCATGCATTGCATTGCAACTTGTGTGCTGTCCTTGTCGGTGGCACTGGTCTCGGCATGCGGAAAGCGCGAGCAGCCACCTGCTCCGACAAGCGTCACGCCGCCAGTCGCCGGCAGCAGCGAAGCGGTGGCCGCGGCGCCACCGCAAGGCGCCAATGACAGACCTCGGCCCACTACCAACGGGCGATATCAAATCGTCGTCAATCCGACAGGCGCCCGCGCAGGCCCGTTCTTGCTCGATACTCAGGCCGGGCGCATCTGGCAATTGAGCGAGTTCCCTGGGCTTCAAGGCGCCCCGAGGGCGTGGCGCGAGATGACGATCATTGATGACACGGGCGAAATGGGGATCACAACGGCGCAGTTCCAGAAACTCTATCCGCCGCGACAGGTTGTGCCGCAGAGGCGGTAATACCAGCAAACTCTGGTTGGCATCACGTGGGGAAAAGGGTAGCGCTCTGATTCCAGCCGGCCTAAAGTTGTCGGGACGGCGGTGTCGCAATCAGCGTGGCCGCCATGCATGAACGTACCAGCTAGCCAAGCTGTCTTGGGAAAGCCAGAGTGGCTTGACGGCACAAGGCTGATCCATTTGGGAGGCGACATGTCCCATTCCTATGTTCTGAAGCTGATATCGCAAATGGCGACACTGGTACTTGCCAGCGCCACGTTTGCCAGCACGGCGTGGGCGACAGAGCAAGCGCAGCAACGCCGGGCCGGCCGTGACGTTCGCCAGGAAACGCGTCAGGATGCCAGGCAGACGAAGCAAGACTGTCGTGCCACCGACCAGCAAAGCAATGCGAATTGCCGGCAGGATAAGCGTCAGACTAAGCAACAGGGCCGCGAGACAGCACGCGATATCAAATACTAGACGCTTGCATAGGCCCTGCTAGTACCACTCTGACTTCCGTCACCTGGCCCCAGGCCGCGGCTGCCTCCGGCCGACCCGGAACCGTCACTCGCGGCCAGCACTGTCGTCGTGCTGGACATCAGGCCTTTTCCACGCGCGAAGCCATGGCGGCGATTTGCCAGGCGACCTTGCGCAGTTACGGAATTCGAGTCAGGCCAGGCGATGGCCAATGAAAACAAGGCATGACATCAAGGGTGGGACGATCAGCCAAATATATGTCCCGCTTTGTCAAATGAAGGCGAGGGCCCTTTGGTAAAATCCAGCGCCCTATGCAGCCAGTTTCGCCGGCTGGTCACGCCGCCCCGATCCACCCAAGCGTGCTGCCGGTCTGAGTTAACGCGCATGCCGCCACCAATCATCTCCGCCGTGATCGCCGACGATCACCCGGTAATTCAGCTCGCAGTCAAGGCTACCTTGAGCGAGATTCCGAATGTCCGGATTTCCGCAATATGCTCGTCAGGAAAAGAGCTCTTTGCGGCGCTACAAACGCAACAACCTGACCTTATCGTTACCGATTTCACGATGGAGCGTTCCCAGGTCAATGACGACGGTCTTCGCCTGATCCACCGGCTCAGGCAGTCCCGCCCAAATACGCCGATCGTGGTTTTCACGATGTTGACCAACGGCGGACTGCTCACGCGCATCAGGGAGATGGGCGTTGAGGCCATCGTCGGGAAGGACGAGGAGCCGGGCATCCTGAGGCAAATCTGCGTCGATGCCATAACCGGTACTGGCCAGCGCCTGTCGCCGGGCATAGCGGCCAGGATGTCAAGCGCGGGGGCGTTGGTCAACGGCACGGCAAGCCCGCTATCCCCCCGTGAGATCGAAGTTGTGCGGATGTTCGCGACTGGCAGCACTCTCACGCAGATCGCGGGATATCTCCATCGATCGCTCGCTACCATCGCGACGCAGAAGCGATCGGCAATGCGCAAGCTGAATATCACCAGTAATGCGGACCTTGTCACGTACGCACGCGACAACGGTCTTGCCTGATGCAGGACGAACGCGAGCGCTCGCAGCAATCGCCACTACACGCCGACCACTCGGTTGAGCGGAATCTGCAGCGGGAGCGCCGTGTGTTCTCGATGGTGGTCCTGCTGCTGGGGCTGGTCGCCATCGCGATCGCTTCGGCAGCCATGCTTGCCCGCCTGAATGGATCCCTGCGTGCCCAGGAGCAGGTCGCGCGCCTGTACGAGCAAGGCGTAGTCGATGCGGTGCTCGAACGCCGCAGCACCCTGACGGCGACGAACCTGATCCTTGAGTTGCGCAGCAATGGCAAAGTCCCCGTGGCGCACCGCGCGCATGCCGGCAGTCTGTGCACGCAGGTGTCTCCGTCCGCGCCTCCCGATCCCGTGTTGGAGCAGAGTTGCGACCAGGCCGTCCGGACGCTGACTGCCGCAAGCCAGAAGCCTTCGATCGAGATGATCTCGATTGCGAACGGGGCGACGTATCGGTATGAAGCGCCTGACGCATCGGGATCCGGCGTGGGGGCGACCCTTCCGCCGCTGTCGTCGTCAAGCATCACCTCGATGATTCTTGAACGGTTCCAGGGCCGCGACATGGATCTCTTGCAGGCAGCACGGGAGAAGCGCGTCGTATGGCTGGGCATTCCGGCGAATGCGGCCGGAGGGAGTCCGGAGATGGTTGGCGCATCGCTGGTCGCGAAAGGCGACGCACTCTACGCCATCGTGTTGACGCGGATCCCGCTGCAAGACTTGCTTCGGCCAGCCTGGCCGAACTTGTCGATCCCGGAGCCAATTGTCGTCGATCGCCTGGGCACGCCCCTGGTTGCTTCAGGTGAAGGGGCCAACGCACGGCGCCTGGACGACAGGCTGGAGGGACTTCCGGAGGGGCTGTTTCATTGGGTCCAGGACTATGGGTGGGCCCTGCGGCGCCCGCCGCTGGTTGCGGATTTCGGCCACCTTGTCTTCGCGCTGCCGCTAGGGCAGCAGTTCCGGGAAATGCGCGAGGAATTGCTTGCCACCGGCCTGATGACCGCTGCGCTGCTCGCCTTGCTGTTTGCGATGTATCGCTACTGGAACTATCGCTTCCTGACCGGCACCTATGCCGAGGCGGCACGCGCGCAGCAGCTATTGCACGAAGCGAGACTCGCCAGCGAGGCTGCGGCCAAGGCCAAGGTGGCGTTCTTTGCGTCGATGAGCCACGAGATACGGACGCCGCTTTCCTCGCTGCTGGGAAACATGGAGCTCGTGGCCCTCGGCACGCTGGGGCCGGAGCAGCGGGCGCGGGTAAGCGCCATGCAGGTGTCGGCCGAAGGGTTGCTGCAGATCGTTAACGACGTGCTCGATTTTTCGAAGCTCGACGTGGGAGCGATGCGCCTGGCGGAGGAGCCCGTCGTCGTCACGGAACTCCTCGGTCGCATTGCGATCTCGCACGCGCCGCTTGCGGCGCGGCGTGGGCTGAGCTTCTTCGCGGTATATGGCAAGGAGATTCCGGCGCGGCTCA
This genomic window from Cupriavidus sp. P-10 contains:
- a CDS encoding FAD-binding protein; translation: MPTGIPYDEARRRYRPGVATAMRSDDDSVEALLKGYHPDHGPNARVALAVGVNRGEPCQPDLARCLQANALIDDVDIAGAQLVSTDVLIIGGGGGGCAAALTAAGQGAQVILATKLRLGDSNTVMAEGGIQAAIGEDDSPQLHFEDTLRAGHFRGEPELVAQMVMDGPDVIRWLIRLGMMFDQEEDRPFGGNLLRKKPGGASAARILSYRDYTGLEMMRVLREAVDLEPGVAVWNRCPAVELLSDERGRCAGAVIYNLEWRTFMLVRARAVILATGGAGRLHLNSFPTSNHYGATADGLVLAYRLGARLRELDSFQYHPTGIAYPPHLAGGLISEAARSAGARLLNGEGERFVDELKPRDIVASAILRECAQGRGIERGGQVGVFLDTPTLEMENPGILAKRLVTLRHLAHKCGQDAAQEPFLVYPTLHYQNGGVAIDKDGATSVPGLYCVGEVTGGIHGRNRLMGNALLDILSMGRRAGASAAQAGRAGMAVRAGIGHVHAWQRELTLAGLPLHVKAPQLFPGYAHFDLRDDAGLRSGVRGRTVGGTR
- a CDS encoding complex I 51 kDa subunit family protein, whose product is MEHLNQVLLNEDIRVGADLDGWLARGGGEGLARALREPATIIAEIEQADLRGMGGAGFATHRKWTPVAAAADGDKYIICNGNEDEPGTFKDRFLLEHTPHQVIEGALIAAAATRANHVVLYVNPHQPLALDRTRQAVQQWQGHAQFAELAQLVGGPVSLSVVPSSGLYIGGEETAVIASVEGGFPFPRRKPPFPAQHGVHGAPTVVNNTETLAHVPGILRHGAQWYRSLGTGNAAGTKLYSLSGDVLRPGLYELPMGTSLETLVFGHGGGMLQGKEFKAVFTGGPSNTLLTKRDLDVALDFDSVRQRRSRLGTGAMIVVSEGTSIVRKVAEYVSFFAQGSCGQCPPCKGGTFQLMRLLNRIDTGRGVRADVEALENLCRILPGSGRCGLIDGAVTVVNSSLDQFREEYEALLMA
- a CDS encoding response regulator transcription factor; this encodes MPPPIISAVIADDHPVIQLAVKATLSEIPNVRISAICSSGKELFAALQTQQPDLIVTDFTMERSQVNDDGLRLIHRLRQSRPNTPIVVFTMLTNGGLLTRIREMGVEAIVGKDEEPGILRQICVDAITGTGQRLSPGIAARMSSAGALVNGTASPLSPREIEVVRMFATGSTLTQIAGYLHRSLATIATQKRSAMRKLNITSNADLVTYARDNGLA